Proteins co-encoded in one Plasmodium reichenowi strain SY57 chromosome 10, whole genome shotgun sequence genomic window:
- a CDS encoding S-adenosyl-L-methionine-dependent methyltransferase, putative has protein sequence MSFIYRKAASMLSKCCQGKGIKEILYEKDDPSKKKLHYLLYKTLEDLNILNEIYNMFLKKVCKNKYLGLILLSVLVHRKKIDGGGLIKREIKKKEKDIMKYYEENKDRFNHDEKLKEGIIKKYFIIYDEKYEDENLYKDNSKCIENMESIRNIENKCTLFNNDLSNNNKCEHIINELMKKNIPIEMDEDVEFLYKINNKDVYKLINHYNIYKENKIRIIDKTSCLVVQAANIKKGMIIVDVCSSPGSKAIFSLTLLKKKGYLICIEKDRKRCYTLLKELLKNKEYVGIYMDESFDDTQKITLNKKTFFHNEKKNTKQNTKQNKSKSVYKNMDNNSKMGVQKNVYYIQHINKELFIKIYNCDFFNLTPQDFSTFPNIDVVFIDPSCSSSGMPDFIYKNNMANICLHPYKDDQKNKNVINKYKSKASCNNNNNNNNNKYILLQSDSHKNIPYNKQDNITSHNNKLDEHKNYSISDDVLKGNIPKVPTCFINKVNKLSEFQKNILTHAINIFKTAKIFIYSTCSFFEEENEQVIQYVLEKYPNIHLLNAGKDKFLFTNGKYVFSNKCVRTFPLIHSCRGIFISKMSIGPKVQNHINKETQM, from the exons ATGTCATTCATATATAGAAAGGCCGCATCTATGTTATCCAAGTGTTGCCAAGGGAAAGgtataaaagaaattttatatgaaaaagatGATCCGTCCAAAAAAaag CTACATTACCTGCTGTACAAAACCCTAGAAGATTTGAACATActaaatgaaatatataatatgtttttaaaGAAGGTATGTAAGAATAAATACTTAGGGCTAATACTCCTAAGCGTGTTAGTGCACAGAAAAAAAATCGACGGCGGAGGACTTATAAAAagagaaataaaaaagaaggaaaaggatattatgaaatactacgaagaaaataaagatCGTTTTAATCatgatgaaaaattaaaagaaggaattataaagaaatattttattatatatgatgaaaaatatgaagatGAAAATCTCTATAAAGATAATTCAAAATGTATTGAGAATATGGAAAGTATAAGAAATATCGAAAACAAGTGtacattatttaataacgatcttagtaataataataaatgtgaacatattataaatgaacttatgaaaaaaaatatacctATTGAAATGGATGAAGATGTAGAATTTTTGTACAAAATTAATAACAAAGATGTATATAAACTTAtaaatcattataatatatataaagagAATAAAATACGCATAATAGATAAAACATCATGTTTAGTTGTGCAAGCAgcaaatataaaaaagggTATGATTATAGTTGATGTTTGTTCTTCTCCAGGAAGTAAAGccattttttctttaactcttttaaagaaaaaaggaTACTTGATATGTATCGAAAAGGATAGAAAAAGATGTTATactttattaaaagaacttttaaaaaataaagaatatgtGGGGATATATATGGATGAAAGCTTTGATGATACTCAAAAGATAACACTCAATAAGAAAactttttttcataatgaaaaaaaaaatacaaaacaaaatacaaaacaaaataaatcaaaaagtgtatataaaaacatgGATAATAATTCCAAGATGGGTgtacaaaaaaatgtatattatatacaacacataaataaagaattgtttataaaaatatataattgtgatttttttaatttaacACCTCAAGATTTTTCAACATTCCCAAATATCGATGTTGTATTTATTGATCCTTCATGTTCTTCTAGTGGTATGCCAgattttatatacaaaaataatatggCCAATATATGTCTCCACCCTTATAAAGATGATcagaaaaataaaaatgtgataaataaatataagagCAAAGCTAgttgtaataataataataataataataataataaatatatattattacaatcTGATAGTCATAAAAACATTccatataataaacaagACAACATTACATCTCATAATAACAAATTAGAtgaacataaaaattattctaTTAGTGATGATGTTTTAAAAGGTAACATCCCCAAGGTCCCTACttgttttattaataaagtGAACAAATTATCAgaatttcaaaaaaatatattaacgCATGcaataaatatttttaaaacagctaaaatttttatttattcaacCTGCTCATTTTttgaagaagaaaatgaacAAGTCATACAATATGTTCTAGAAAAGTATCctaatattcatttattaaatgcTGGTAAAGATAAATTCCTTTTTACCAATGgaaaatatgttttttcaaataaatGTGTGCGAACCTTTCCATTAATTCATTCATGTAGGGGGATATTTATTTCGAAGATGAGTATAGGTCCCAAAGTACAGAaccatataaataaagagacacaaatgtaa
- a CDS encoding hypothetical protein (conserved Plasmodium protein, unknown function), whose protein sequence is MLKKFSPFSFMVLQKRYNTSEQKIFDKIKNLINSNKNLRHSYDEKDKIEIINIDNEIINKGNISFTCDIINEDFTKNHNKKDNIDEITNVNMYHDYYNIKDEYNNVMSNNNVDIKSFIRETIDYYKSLQLKKKKDHLNVLNAKKKDYSNIKEYYNKNEDIKEIEQDNTFISNNKNYDKNNIHNAFHSDIFYYNNYDNTKSKHNQNNLNGQNNLNGQNNQNGQNNQNGQNIQNGQNIQNGQHIQNGQNIQNGQNIQNGQNIHNSTHEKNCGSYNFLTPAQVFFENNKEKLIQESYKYYKERENNINKEDYLYDENEGYYNYANMKTPIIRPYEKEGFLFNYEDDDDYNNKDNDDEGEDDMTLEKGIMPTIEQIVCILKHEKVKDIKVIDLDKCGRRDIGMFLILCTGNTAKHNKKVGKLISKIFIDLEIPYISNVVYCYCNKFDDWIITHCGPLKINIVTKELRNLYDIENLFLYPHEHFDSTNFPSFFDYTPGIPPPYLVRSNASMDSYKNDDIYTKFLTEK, encoded by the coding sequence ATGTTAAAGAAATTCAGCCCCTTCTCGTTCATGGTTTTACAAAAGAGATATAATACAAGTGAACAGAAAATTTTTGATAAGATAAAAAACCTAATTAATAGTAATAAGAATTTAAGACATAGCTATgatgaaaaagataaaatagaaataataaatattgataatgaaattataaacaaaggaaatatttcttttacgtgtgatataataaatgaagattttacaaaaaatcataataaaaaagataacATTGATGAGATAACAAATGTAAATATGTACcatgattattataatataaaagatgaatataataatgtaatgtctaataataatgtagaTATAAAATCTTTTATTCGAGAAACCattgattattataaatccttacaattaaaaaaaaaaaaagatcATCTAAATGTATTGaatgcaaaaaaaaaagattattcaaatatcaaagaatattataataaaaatgaagacATAAAGGAAATAGAACAAGATAATACTTTTATCTcgaataataaaaattatgataaaaataatatacacaATGCTTTTCATAGTGATATCTTCTactataataattatgacAATACCAAAAGTAAAcataatcaaaataatcTAAATGGTCAAAATAATCTAAATGGTcaaaataatcaaaatggtcaaaataatcaaaatggtcaaaatattcaaaatggtcaaaatattcaaaatgGTCAACATATTCAAAATGGtcaaaatattcaaaatggtcaaaatattcaaaatggtcaaaatattcataatagTACACATGAAAAAAACTGCGGgtcatataattttttaacGCCGGCACAAgttttttttgaaaataacAAAGAAAAGCTGATTCAAGAAAGctataaatattacaaagAACGAgaaaataacataaataaagaGGATTATCTttatgatgaaaatgaagGTTATTATAACTATGCAAACATGAAAACGCCAATAATCAGACCTTATGAAAAAGAAGGGTTTTTATTTAACTatgaagatgatgatgattataataataaggataatgatgatgaaggAGAAGATGATATGACCTTAGAAAAAGGTATAATGCCTACGATTGAACAAattgtatgtatattaaaaCATGAAAAAGTAAAAGATATTAAAGTTATAGATCTTGATAAATGTGGAAGAAGAGATATAGGTatgtttttaatattatgtacaGGTAATACAGcaaaacataataaaaaagtaggaaaattaataagtaaaatatttatagatTTAGAAATACCATATATATCTAACGTAGTTTATTGTTATTGTAATAAATTTGATGATTGGATAATAACACATTGTGGACCActcaaaataaatattgttacaaaagaattaagaaatttatatgatatagAAAACTTATTTCTATATCCACATGAACATTTTGATAGTACTAACTTCCCTTCGTTTTTTGATTACACTCCTGGAATCCCACCTCCATATCTAGTCAGGAGTAATGCTTCTATGGATTCTTATAAAAACGATGATATATACACTAAATTCTTAACGGAAAAATga
- a CDS encoding cytoplasmic dynein intermediate chain, putative has translation MHLPVYNMESISECDILKPIDESERLELENKINEQMVELEVKKKYLEELKKRQHTVKEKNNIHSFNNVVEEYPDPNKMLCNFLESLENNTNDNNNHHHHNDKESKEEVNDMLIYSEYNYDNKKKTKKKENLACTEQFFTHPNSMDNIMMNKSFLFQKKKNSIPNFNFHIDLFNKQTKNVIHIKPKGINYFDKSIQVDLFENNEISLLDNHINKKINKMEKMEKMEKIKKTSLCYSSEDKNEGDSKNHHKNKIKHTNDTSIHNDDKKKEMKGGNQNNEVNKKCEENYNKQNGHHNYIYDENNTTFNYNDNKNNNVYEEHNDNRFNAYKSTHLKSMNVEKKKDEILKSSSFLYFLENSSKIVERVLGEQDLFDCTYTYDNNDMLENTQDVDKLKLMNTYYCKKYINGRGITDVRTSNIYNELFLASYGLSECSNCIEPEGYVLLWNVTMKNRPEYVFTSESSVCTALFNKFHPHLIIGGTYTGNVVLWDIRASQKPIQQTLLTSQGHMHSIYCAEIIGTQNSHNLITADTDGRLCNWSLSMFTYPSNTIDLKKGNREISCTTFAFPEGDINTLYGGTEDGTLFQAQIHGMKVGIINSDIIHDGPITSAQFHPSLEEMNDNNDLILTSSVDWTCQLLSIKNIKNPLIVFDSFEDYIMDIKWSPTHPALFSTCSSNGKIKLWNILYDTESSFYEASLDNSSTNKLAWSHDGKRLIAADTQGYLTLWNASSEIYQPKFEDLNKFDEHMQALRAERIADTTSQKET, from the coding sequence acttggaagaattaaaaaaaagacaaCATACtgtaaaagaaaagaataatatacattcttttaataatgtTGTTGAAGAATATCCTGATCCAAATAAAATGttatgtaattttttaGAGTCGttagaaaataatactaacgataataataatcatcatcatcataatgATAAAGAGTCAAAAGAAGAAGTTAATGACATGTTAATCTATTCagaatataattatgataataaaaaaaaaacaaaaaaaaaggaaaatttAGCTTGCACCGAACAATTTTTCACTCATCCAAATTCTATggataatattatgatgaataaatcttttcttttccagaaaaaaaaaaattctatacccaattttaattttcatATTGATTTGTTCAATAAACAAACTAAAAATGTTATACACATAAAACCAAAAggaataaattattttgataaatCCATTCAAGTTGATCTTTTcgaaaataatgaaatatcCCTGTTAGATAAtcatataaacaaaaaaataaataaaatggaaaaaatggaaaaaatggaaaaaataaaaaaaacatcATTGTGTTATAGCAGTGAAGACAAAAATGAAGGCGATTCAAAGAATCATCATAAGAACAAGATAAAACATACGAACGATACAAGTATACAcaatgatgataaaaaaaaagaaatgaaagGAGGAAACCAAAACAATGaagtaaataaaaaatgtgaagagaattataataaacaaaatggtcatcataattatatatacgatgaaaataatacaacgtttaattataatgataataagaataataatgtttatGAGGAACACAATGATAATAGGTTCAATGCATATAAGTCAACACATCTAAAAAGTATGAatgtagaaaaaaaaaaagacgagatattaaaaagttCTAGTTTTCTATATTTCCTTGAGAATAGTAGTAAGATTGTAGAGCGTGTTTTAGGAGAACAAGATTTATTTGATTGTACATATActtatgataataatgatatgtTAGAAAATACACAAGATGTGGACAAATTAAAATTGATGAATACATAttattgtaaaaaatatataaatggtCGCGGTATAACAGACGTACGAAcatcaaatatatataatgaattatttttagCCTCTTATGGATTATCAGAATGTAGTAATTGTATAGAACCTGAAGgatatgttttattatgGAATGTTACTATGAAGAACAGACCTGAATATGTATTTACCTCAGAATCTAGTGTATGTACAGCTTTGTTTAATAAATTTCATCCACATTTAATTATAGGTGGTACATATACAGGTAATGTGGTTTTATGGGATATAAGAGCTAGCCAAAAACCAATACAACAAACATTACTTACATCCCAAGGTCATATGCATTCTATATATTGTGCTGAAATAATAGGAACACAAAATTCTCATAATTTAATAACAGCAGATACTGACGGAAGGTTATGTAATTGGTCCTTAAGTATGTTTACATATCCATCTAATACAAtagatttaaaaaaaggaaacCGAGAAATATCTTGCACAACGTTTGCATTTCCTGAAGGtgatataaatacattatatGGAGGAACAGAAGATGGAACATTATTTCAAGCACAAATACATGGTATGAAAGTAGGTATAATTAATTCAGACATTATACATGACGGACCTATAACATCAGCACAATTTCATCCTTCACTTGAAGAAAtgaatgataataatgatttaatattaacaaGTTCGGTAGATTGGACATGTCAATTATTgagtataaaaaatattaagaaTCCTTTAATTGTTTTTGATTCTTTTGAGGATTATATTATGGATATAAAATGGAGTCCGACACACCCTGCTCTTTTTTCAACATGTAGTAGTAATggtaaaataaaattatggaacattttatatgataCTGAATCCTCATTTTATGAGGCTTCTTTAGATAATTCTTCTACAAATAAATTAGCTTGGTCACATGATGGAAAACGACTTATAGCTGCTGACACTCAGGGATACCTGACCCTATGGAATGCATCCTCCGAAATATATCAGCCTAAATTTGAAGACCTCAACAAATTTGATGAGCACATGCAAGCATTGAGGGCTGAGCGCATTGCCGACACGACATCACAAAAGgaaacataa